A genome region from uncultured Roseibium sp. includes the following:
- a CDS encoding CoA transferase: MFQPLKGLRVVDLSQVLAGPYATYQLALMGAEVIKIEKPGEGDWTRTGGLLPDLAERRMALGYLTQNADKKSITIDLKTPEGLELAKKLVATADIFVENFKPGVAERLGLGFDAVRQIRKDIVYCSISAYGQSGPLSRRPAYDHVIQGMCGIMLTTGKHGDGPVKVGAPYVDFATGMNAAMAIMAGLLEVKRTGAAVHIDVAMLDTALMLMASLMTQHLSAGWSPVQNGNEAWSASPSSGAFETADGLLMLAANNEPQFLKLCGAIRRADILDDPRWRTPDARRENAASLRETLNETFLKETAGHWETVLEQAGVPAARVRRLDETMAEPQIAARALMSEIRVEGHDGPIHVPAMSFLANGANVVPRSPPSELGADTEAVLEDLGIDRDQIRRLQASGAI, translated from the coding sequence ATGTTCCAACCTCTCAAAGGCCTGCGCGTCGTCGATTTGAGCCAGGTCCTTGCAGGACCCTACGCCACCTATCAACTGGCCCTGATGGGGGCAGAGGTTATCAAGATCGAAAAGCCGGGCGAAGGCGACTGGACCCGCACCGGAGGCCTGCTGCCCGACCTGGCCGAGCGGCGCATGGCACTTGGCTACCTGACACAGAACGCGGACAAAAAATCGATAACGATCGACCTGAAAACGCCCGAGGGGCTCGAACTGGCGAAGAAACTGGTGGCGACGGCAGATATCTTCGTTGAGAATTTCAAGCCCGGTGTCGCCGAGAGGCTCGGGTTGGGTTTTGACGCCGTTCGCCAGATCAGGAAAGACATCGTTTATTGCTCGATCTCGGCCTACGGCCAAAGCGGTCCGCTCAGCCGGCGTCCAGCCTACGATCATGTCATTCAGGGAATGTGCGGCATCATGCTGACGACCGGCAAGCACGGCGACGGTCCGGTCAAGGTCGGCGCGCCCTATGTCGATTTCGCCACCGGCATGAACGCGGCTATGGCAATCATGGCCGGCCTTCTCGAGGTCAAACGCACCGGTGCCGCGGTACATATCGATGTCGCGATGCTCGACACCGCACTGATGCTGATGGCGTCCTTGATGACCCAGCACCTTTCAGCCGGCTGGTCGCCGGTTCAGAACGGAAACGAAGCCTGGAGCGCCAGCCCCTCTTCGGGGGCCTTCGAGACAGCGGACGGCCTGCTGATGCTCGCCGCCAACAACGAGCCGCAATTCCTCAAGCTGTGCGGCGCGATCAGACGCGCGGACATACTGGACGATCCACGGTGGCGCACACCGGACGCAAGACGCGAGAACGCCGCCAGTCTGCGCGAGACCCTCAACGAGACCTTCCTGAAAGAGACCGCCGGTCACTGGGAAACGGTTCTTGAACAGGCGGGCGTGCCCGCGGCGCGCGTCCGCCGCCTGGACGAGACCATGGCCGAACCCCAGATCGCCGCCCGTGCCCTGATGAGCGAAATCCGGGTCGAGGGACACGACGGTCCGATCCATGTTCCGGCGATGAGCTTCCTCGCCAATGGAGCGAATGTCGTGCCCCGCTCCCCACCTTCGGAGCTCGGCGCCGACACTGAAGCGGTGCTGGAGGACCTCGGCATCGATCGGGATCAGATCAGGAGGTTGCAGGCGTCGGGCGCTATCTGA
- a CDS encoding LysR substrate-binding domain-containing protein: protein MAYSPRRLDGLRLRHLRLLELIDEHRSLRAVGMILNRTQPAISQMLKDLEYALDATLVARSVRGVELTPAGRLALQRARSGLASFDHLVAELGASQSPILRVGTNPALIFQMLPAAMRLLQADNAGIRLRLRTGLVGDMLQLLWNGDLDCYVGRIDWEQMSQSMISVLRHVPLMRTDLVLACSIRHPLAQREDIDVAELADWAWALPPADSHNRIALETELRNHGVAGPEPIMEIAADPGGLMILAREMEVLTCLPRFVLETHIAAGELCALDLPSLTLPPIQIGFVTLAEHENIDTLQLLRQALKTAATKKAVAD from the coding sequence ATGGCATATTCTCCTCGGCGCCTCGATGGACTGCGCCTGCGCCATCTTCGGCTTCTGGAACTCATCGACGAACACCGGTCTTTGAGAGCGGTCGGGATGATCCTCAACCGGACCCAGCCGGCCATTTCGCAGATGCTGAAGGATCTGGAATATGCGCTCGACGCCACCCTGGTCGCGCGATCCGTGCGCGGAGTGGAACTCACTCCAGCGGGCCGGCTTGCTCTTCAGCGCGCGCGCTCGGGACTTGCCTCCTTCGATCATCTGGTTGCCGAGCTTGGAGCCAGCCAGTCTCCGATCCTGCGGGTTGGAACCAATCCGGCGCTGATCTTCCAGATGCTGCCAGCGGCCATGCGCCTTCTTCAGGCCGACAATGCGGGCATCCGGCTCAGACTGCGCACCGGGCTCGTCGGCGACATGCTACAGTTGCTGTGGAACGGGGATCTTGATTGTTATGTCGGGCGGATCGACTGGGAACAGATGTCGCAAAGCATGATCTCCGTTCTGCGCCATGTTCCGCTTATGCGAACCGACCTTGTCCTGGCCTGTTCGATCCGCCATCCGCTGGCGCAACGTGAGGACATCGATGTTGCCGAACTGGCGGACTGGGCCTGGGCTTTGCCGCCGGCGGATTCTCACAATCGTATCGCGCTGGAGACCGAGCTGAGGAACCATGGCGTCGCAGGCCCCGAGCCGATTATGGAAATCGCCGCGGATCCGGGTGGCTTGATGATCCTCGCGAGGGAAATGGAGGTTCTGACCTGTCTGCCCCGATTTGTCCTCGAAACTCATATAGCGGCGGGCGAACTGTGCGCGCTCGATCTGCCTTCGCTAACGCTGCCGCCCATCCAGATCGGCTTCGTAACGCTGGCCGAACACGAGAATATAGATACGCTGCAGCTTTTGAGGCAGGCGCTGAAGACCGCGGCCACAAAAAAAGCGGTGGCCGATTGA
- a CDS encoding branched-chain amino acid ABC transporter permease, with protein sequence MLEITLISTLNGILFGMLLFLMASGLTVIFSMMGVLNFAHASFYMLGAFFGFEISRHIGFWPGLVVAPVLVGVIGMAVERYGLRTVHKHGHVAELLFTFGLTFIIEELVQMAWGKLAVDYRVPPLLDFPAFTVFSTEYPAYKIFELLTSIAIFLVLLLVIKRTRVGLVVQAALNHPEMVGMLGHNVDRVFMLVFGVGAGLAAVAGVIAGPALVTQANMAQSLGPILFVVVVVGGLGSLSGAFVASLLIGLLQTFAVASNASLAGVFGELTGNSAFTVYLSDIWNVTVAQLSAVMPYLLLVLILIFRPRGLMGTRET encoded by the coding sequence ATGCTCGAGATCACTCTTATTTCGACACTCAATGGCATCCTGTTCGGGATGCTGTTGTTTCTCATGGCCAGCGGCCTGACCGTTATCTTTTCGATGATGGGTGTCCTCAACTTTGCCCATGCCAGCTTCTATATGCTGGGAGCCTTCTTCGGCTTCGAAATCAGCCGTCATATCGGGTTCTGGCCGGGTCTGGTGGTGGCGCCGGTTCTGGTCGGCGTAATCGGTATGGCGGTCGAGCGGTATGGATTGCGGACCGTGCACAAGCACGGCCATGTCGCCGAACTGCTGTTCACCTTCGGCCTGACCTTCATCATCGAAGAGCTGGTGCAAATGGCCTGGGGCAAGCTGGCCGTGGATTACCGCGTGCCGCCCCTGCTTGACTTCCCCGCCTTCACGGTCTTCTCGACCGAATATCCCGCATACAAGATCTTTGAATTGCTGACATCGATCGCGATTTTCCTGGTGCTTCTGCTCGTGATCAAGCGCACCCGCGTCGGTCTCGTTGTCCAGGCCGCCCTCAACCACCCGGAAATGGTCGGCATGCTCGGGCACAATGTGGACCGCGTCTTCATGCTGGTGTTCGGCGTGGGCGCGGGACTGGCCGCCGTTGCCGGCGTGATCGCCGGCCCGGCCCTTGTCACCCAGGCCAACATGGCGCAGTCGCTTGGGCCGATCCTGTTCGTGGTTGTCGTCGTTGGGGGTCTTGGGTCGCTCAGTGGTGCGTTCGTCGCCTCCCTCCTGATCGGCCTGCTGCAAACCTTCGCCGTCGCCTCGAACGCATCGCTGGCCGGTGTCTTCGGCGAACTGACCGGGAACAGCGCCTTTACCGTTTATCTCAGCGATATCTGGAACGTGACGGTCGCGCAGCTTTCAGCCGTCATGCCGTATCTGCTGCTGGTGTTGATCCTGATCTTCAGGCCGCGCGGATTGATGGGGACCAGGGAAACATGA
- a CDS encoding tripartite tricarboxylate transporter permease: MNMLLVGFQDVLNPATLFWVAVGVTLGYVLGALPGLGKATGVAVSIPLTFYLPPAAALGMLIGIAKGSAAGSAVSAILLNTPGEPSSAPTALDGYPLARQGKAQKALKMGLFSSVIGDFLSTLILIGLAAPLARYALLIGPVELSAILLFSLTFIGGLSGNSMIKGLIAGALGVFFATIGLETETFVPRLTFGFLELDDGIALVPMAIGMLAVAEMIIQAGNLRTLDSGQITDGTSREDRVILASEWRRCIPVILRGSLIGSVVGVLPGLGASVGSFLSYGTTKRASRTPEKFGTGMIEGIAAAESADNAVVPSSLIPLFALGIPGSVIAAILIAAFILHGLTPGPLMFVQQPRLVADVYAAMLCASVILLVVGYAGQRVFAQVIKAPLRLIIPGVLLLCSIGAYMETSSVFSIYVMLFFTVLGFFARKLDFSFVTFLIGFVIGPNLELSFRQSLQLLDHNAANLIRHPIAVVFIALTVAVVWWIGRGNRRKEAAVPAGAPDLDQSGLSRNQ, from the coding sequence ATGAACATGCTCCTCGTCGGCTTCCAGGATGTCCTGAATCCGGCCACTCTTTTCTGGGTCGCTGTCGGAGTGACGCTCGGCTATGTTCTCGGCGCCCTCCCCGGTCTCGGCAAAGCGACCGGCGTCGCGGTTTCGATCCCGCTGACGTTCTACCTGCCCCCCGCTGCAGCACTTGGCATGCTGATCGGCATTGCCAAGGGAAGCGCGGCCGGCAGCGCGGTCTCGGCAATCCTGCTCAATACGCCGGGCGAACCCTCGTCTGCCCCGACCGCGCTGGACGGTTATCCCCTGGCACGGCAGGGGAAAGCGCAAAAGGCGCTGAAGATGGGCCTCTTCTCGTCGGTGATCGGCGACTTCCTGTCGACCCTGATCCTGATCGGCCTCGCAGCCCCCCTCGCCCGCTACGCCTTGCTCATCGGCCCGGTGGAACTGTCCGCGATCCTGCTTTTTTCGCTGACCTTTATCGGCGGGCTCTCCGGAAACTCCATGATCAAGGGTCTAATCGCCGGAGCCCTCGGCGTGTTCTTCGCGACGATCGGCCTCGAAACCGAAACCTTCGTTCCACGCCTAACCTTCGGTTTTCTGGAGCTGGACGACGGTATCGCGCTGGTTCCAATGGCGATCGGCATGCTCGCAGTCGCCGAAATGATCATCCAGGCGGGTAATCTGAGGACGCTCGATTCCGGGCAGATCACCGACGGAACTTCGCGCGAAGACAGGGTCATTCTCGCCTCGGAATGGCGGCGCTGCATTCCAGTGATTTTAAGAGGATCGCTGATCGGCTCCGTCGTCGGCGTTTTGCCGGGGCTGGGCGCAAGCGTCGGGTCCTTTCTGTCCTATGGCACGACAAAAAGGGCCTCCAGGACGCCGGAGAAATTCGGCACCGGTATGATCGAAGGCATCGCGGCGGCTGAAAGCGCCGACAATGCCGTGGTTCCTTCAAGCCTCATTCCCTTGTTTGCGCTAGGTATTCCAGGCAGCGTCATTGCCGCCATCCTGATCGCGGCATTCATCCTTCACGGATTGACACCCGGACCGCTGATGTTCGTGCAGCAGCCTCGCCTCGTTGCGGATGTGTACGCGGCCATGCTGTGCGCAAGCGTCATCCTTTTAGTTGTCGGATATGCAGGCCAGCGCGTCTTCGCCCAGGTGATCAAGGCTCCTCTTCGGCTCATCATTCCCGGCGTGCTGCTCCTGTGCAGTATCGGCGCCTATATGGAGACCAGCAGCGTCTTTTCCATCTATGTCATGCTGTTTTTCACAGTGCTCGGCTTCTTCGCCCGCAAGCTGGATTTTTCGTTCGTTACATTCCTGATCGGCTTTGTGATCGGCCCGAACCTCGAGCTGAGTTTCCGTCAGTCCCTGCAGCTTCTCGACCACAACGCCGCCAATCTGATCCGGCATCCGATCGCCGTCGTTTTCATCGCTCTTACGGTCGCGGTTGTCTGGTGGATCGGACGCGGAAACAGGAGGAAAGAGGCCGCCGTTCCGGCCGGCGCGCCGGATCTCGACCAGTCCGGACTTTCTCGCAACCAATAG
- a CDS encoding ABC transporter ATP-binding protein: MTGMNSHALELAGLRKSFGSLEIIRGVDLAVRTGERHAIIGPNGAGKSTLFHLISGHYRPSSGTIRMRGEEIGGMPPQLINRRGLSRSFQITNVFPKLSVWENVRCATLWALGYRYSFWRSVDRLADARDRTEEILTEINLIDRRQMPAGLLTYAEQRALEIGLTIAGNADILLLDEPTAGMSHAETDRMVDLIRRVTEGRTLVMIEHDMGVVFGLADRISVLVYGEVIASDAPERIKTNAAVQQAYLGTEVN, translated from the coding sequence ATGACCGGAATGAACAGCCACGCGCTCGAGCTTGCCGGCCTGCGCAAGAGTTTCGGCTCGCTGGAAATCATTCGCGGCGTGGATCTTGCGGTAAGGACCGGCGAACGGCATGCGATCATCGGGCCGAACGGCGCCGGAAAGTCGACCTTGTTCCATCTGATCAGCGGCCATTACCGCCCGAGCAGCGGCACCATCAGGATGCGTGGCGAGGAGATCGGCGGCATGCCGCCGCAGCTGATCAATCGCCGGGGCCTGTCGCGGAGTTTCCAGATCACCAACGTGTTCCCCAAGCTCAGCGTATGGGAGAACGTGCGCTGCGCGACGCTGTGGGCACTCGGATACCGTTACTCGTTCTGGCGCAGTGTCGACCGCCTCGCCGATGCCCGCGACCGCACCGAGGAAATCCTGACGGAGATCAACCTTATCGACCGCCGGCAGATGCCCGCGGGCCTGCTGACCTATGCCGAGCAGAGGGCGCTGGAAATCGGACTTACGATTGCCGGCAACGCGGACATCCTGCTTCTCGACGAGCCGACCGCCGGGATGAGCCATGCCGAGACGGACCGCATGGTGGATCTGATCCGGCGGGTCACGGAAGGTCGGACGCTGGTCATGATCGAACACGACATGGGCGTCGTCTTCGGTCTCGCTGACCGGATATCGGTGCTGGTCTATGGCGAGGTGATCGCTTCCGATGCACCGGAGCGCATCAAGACGAATGCCGCCGTACAACAGGCCTATCTCGGGACAGAGGTGAACTGA
- a CDS encoding tripartite tricarboxylate transporter TctB family protein has protein sequence MRRANVLSGVILAVFGLVMLFAVIPWEIGAGPDGMMSPRLVPSLMMVVVVGLSLLLVINNIRARPDDLRSDRPMPISRGEIAALIKISAVFAIAIGLYLWLTPLAGGAALVFGALWVLGERRPIIYAVMPPALLTAIWFLFYKVLGTGIV, from the coding sequence ATGAGGCGTGCCAACGTCCTGTCCGGCGTTATCCTGGCCGTTTTCGGTCTCGTAATGCTTTTCGCAGTCATCCCCTGGGAGATCGGAGCCGGACCCGACGGCATGATGTCGCCGCGGCTGGTGCCGAGCCTGATGATGGTTGTCGTCGTCGGCCTGTCATTACTGCTGGTGATCAACAACATCCGCGCCAGACCGGATGACCTGCGCTCCGACCGTCCCATGCCGATCTCGCGCGGCGAAATTGCCGCGCTGATAAAAATCAGCGCCGTCTTTGCGATTGCCATCGGCCTTTATCTCTGGCTGACCCCGCTTGCAGGCGGCGCCGCACTCGTCTTCGGTGCGCTTTGGGTTCTCGGCGAACGCCGCCCGATCATTTACGCCGTGATGCCTCCGGCGCTTCTGACGGCCATCTGGTTCCTGTTCTATAAGGTATTGGGAACGGGCATCGTATGA
- a CDS encoding tripartite tricarboxylate transporter substrate binding protein, producing MKTITKRSLLGFAASILISANMIPAGTALADDYPNGPITMLVGYGAGGQTDLVARAAAKVMSDQLGVPVNVVNKPGAGGAVAARDLKSAKPNGYTILFHSNSVVNSAPFIMKNIDFTPDDFEYAGMITAYQVGMATQKDQPFNTIAEYVAWAKQNPGSSYGALSPEARLYINEIAKKNDLDINIVPLRSGSEMINALLGKQVALAFSGGIHYRYPDELKTISALTTFRHPSAPDVPTVEEEGYPLGMDSRTTVFAPKGTPRPILDRLSAALKAAETDADFARVTKAANIPIKYLGVDEAYKEMADTYAKNKGIMKSAGLIE from the coding sequence ATGAAAACGATAACCAAACGAAGCCTGCTCGGTTTCGCCGCAAGCATTCTGATCAGTGCGAACATGATTCCGGCGGGAACGGCACTTGCCGATGACTATCCGAACGGACCAATCACGATGCTGGTGGGGTATGGCGCGGGCGGTCAGACCGATCTCGTGGCCCGCGCGGCGGCGAAGGTCATGTCGGACCAGCTCGGCGTGCCTGTCAATGTCGTCAACAAGCCGGGCGCAGGCGGCGCGGTCGCAGCCCGCGATCTTAAGAGCGCGAAACCGAACGGTTACACCATCCTGTTTCATTCCAACTCGGTGGTGAACTCCGCACCTTTCATCATGAAGAATATCGACTTTACGCCGGATGACTTTGAATACGCCGGAATGATTACGGCCTACCAGGTCGGCATGGCGACCCAGAAGGACCAACCGTTCAACACCATCGCGGAATATGTCGCCTGGGCAAAACAGAATCCGGGCTCCAGCTACGGTGCGCTGAGCCCCGAAGCCCGTCTCTACATCAACGAGATTGCGAAGAAAAACGATCTCGACATCAACATCGTCCCGCTGCGCAGCGGCAGCGAGATGATCAACGCACTGCTCGGCAAACAGGTGGCGCTCGCGTTTTCAGGTGGCATTCACTACCGCTACCCGGACGAATTGAAGACCATCTCGGCGCTGACCACTTTCCGCCATCCATCGGCGCCCGACGTGCCGACCGTCGAAGAAGAAGGCTATCCGCTCGGCATGGATTCGCGCACGACCGTCTTCGCGCCAAAGGGTACGCCGCGGCCGATCCTCGACCGGCTGAGCGCGGCACTGAAGGCGGCCGAAACCGATGCGGATTTCGCAAGGGTCACCAAAGCCGCGAACATTCCGATCAAGTATCTGGGTGTCGACGAAGCCTACAAGGAAATGGCCGACACCTACGCCAAGAACAAGGGGATCATGAAAAGCGCCGGCCTCATCGAATAG
- a CDS encoding branched-chain amino acid ABC transporter permease — protein MSDRTNDKRPGLLSGRLGGWIATFGVWIVAAGVLAGLPQVFSSGLSISTMCLMGIMIIFALSYNMLLGQTGLLSFGHAVFFGLGGFLTAHAMNTARGAHLPLPLEVFPLVGGATGLAFGLLFGAVATRRSGTAFAMITLGIAELVSSSALILRHVFGGEEGISLDRTRVMHLFGFTFGPQEQVYYLIAGWCLVSAGVMYALTRTPFGRICNAVRDNPDRTRFIGYNITTVRFIAFSIAGLFAGVAGGLVALNFEIVTSSAMGAAQSGSVVLMTFIGGVGNFAGPIIGAILVTYLQVMLSDITGAWQLYFGLLFVGMVLYAPQGIAGLLALQMPLVRARQFHHVLPWYGLAMIPGLIMCAGLSLAIEMSFQLTVNASAGPRMSFAYMTFDADGMLPWLIALFMFGGGLWAFRRAGRGALEAYDTALAIALERKVAS, from the coding sequence ATGAGTGACAGGACAAACGATAAACGTCCCGGCCTGCTGTCCGGGCGCCTCGGCGGATGGATCGCGACCTTCGGTGTCTGGATCGTTGCCGCAGGGGTTCTTGCGGGGCTCCCGCAGGTCTTCAGTTCGGGGTTATCGATCTCCACCATGTGCCTGATGGGAATCATGATCATATTCGCCCTGTCCTACAACATGCTTCTTGGCCAGACCGGGCTGTTGTCATTCGGGCATGCGGTTTTTTTCGGCCTTGGCGGCTTTCTGACAGCGCATGCCATGAATACGGCGCGCGGCGCGCACCTGCCGTTACCGCTCGAGGTCTTTCCGCTTGTCGGCGGCGCGACCGGCCTTGCCTTCGGTCTCCTGTTCGGTGCGGTCGCGACGCGGCGGTCGGGCACGGCATTCGCGATGATCACGCTCGGCATTGCCGAACTGGTCTCATCCAGCGCTTTGATCCTGCGCCACGTTTTCGGCGGCGAAGAGGGCATCTCGCTCGACCGGACCCGTGTCATGCATCTTTTCGGCTTTACCTTCGGTCCCCAGGAGCAGGTCTACTATCTGATCGCCGGCTGGTGCCTGGTGTCGGCAGGCGTGATGTACGCGCTCACCCGGACGCCGTTCGGACGCATCTGCAATGCGGTGCGCGACAATCCCGACCGCACGCGCTTCATCGGCTACAACATAACAACTGTGCGCTTTATCGCATTTTCCATCGCGGGTCTGTTTGCTGGCGTCGCGGGCGGGCTTGTCGCCCTTAACTTCGAGATCGTGACGTCGTCTGCAATGGGCGCCGCTCAGTCGGGTTCCGTCGTTCTGATGACGTTCATCGGCGGCGTCGGTAATTTTGCGGGTCCGATCATCGGCGCAATCCTGGTGACCTATCTTCAGGTCATGCTGAGCGACATCACCGGTGCCTGGCAACTTTATTTCGGCCTGCTGTTCGTCGGAATGGTGCTCTACGCGCCGCAGGGAATCGCCGGTCTTCTGGCGTTGCAAATGCCACTTGTGCGGGCGCGGCAGTTTCATCATGTGCTTCCCTGGTACGGGCTGGCCATGATCCCGGGCCTGATCATGTGTGCCGGGCTCAGTCTGGCAATCGAGATGAGCTTTCAACTCACGGTCAATGCTTCTGCGGGACCGCGAATGTCCTTCGCATATATGACCTTCGATGCGGACGGCATGCTGCCCTGGCTGATTGCCCTTTTCATGTTCGGCGGCGGATTGTGGGCATTCCGGCGTGCGGGGCGCGGAGCGCTCGAGGCCTATGACACGGCCCTGGCAATCGCGCTTGAAAGGAAGGTGGCTTCATGA
- a CDS encoding ABC transporter ATP-binding protein, which translates to MLAVRDLHAYYGKSHILQGVDMHIGANEIVSILGRNGVGRSTTLKAIMGDPEPHGDIVFKDRSIAGLKPHDIARSGIGYVPEERAIFPSLTVEQNLLLGLKPGQKEGRWSLEETWRLFPQLRERANAPGGALSGGEQQMLTICRTLMGDPDLIMIDEPTEGLAPQMIERIGVLLQEIAKRGISILLVEQRLLIALRLSHRVYVMGHGRMVFDGTPDELTANEKIRQEWLEV; encoded by the coding sequence ATGCTGGCTGTGCGCGACCTTCACGCCTATTACGGCAAAAGCCATATTCTTCAGGGTGTCGACATGCATATCGGCGCCAACGAGATCGTTTCCATTCTCGGCCGGAACGGGGTCGGTCGGTCGACGACCCTCAAGGCGATCATGGGCGATCCCGAACCGCATGGCGACATCGTGTTCAAGGACCGGTCGATCGCCGGGCTCAAACCGCATGATATAGCGCGGTCCGGGATCGGCTATGTGCCCGAGGAGCGTGCGATTTTTCCGTCTCTGACCGTCGAGCAAAATCTGCTCCTGGGCTTGAAGCCCGGCCAGAAGGAGGGGCGATGGAGTCTGGAGGAAACCTGGCGCCTGTTCCCGCAACTGCGCGAAAGGGCGAATGCGCCGGGCGGCGCGCTCTCAGGGGGCGAGCAGCAGATGCTCACCATCTGCCGGACGCTGATGGGCGATCCCGACCTGATCATGATCGACGAGCCGACCGAGGGGTTGGCACCGCAGATGATCGAGCGGATCGGGGTATTGCTGCAGGAAATCGCCAAGCGTGGCATCTCGATTCTGCTGGTCGAGCAGAGGCTGCTGATTGCGTTGCGGCTGTCGCATCGGGTGTATGTCATGGGGCATGGCCGGATGGTCTTCGACGGGACGCCGGACGAGCTGACGGCAAACGAGAAGATCAGGCAGGAATGGTTGGAAGTCTGA
- a CDS encoding FAD-dependent oxidoreductase, with translation MTDASTTISRLPENAVFDVAVLGAGAAGMAAAVFAALKGASVILIENTEYLGGTTAYSAGTTWIPNTRHADPDDSPEKAKRYLDHAIGNRSSAAMRDVFLRNGPLAVKELESRTDLNFSARSLHPDYLYELDGSTSRGRALEPQPFDAGQLGKDLKLVRPPIPEFTILGGLMIDRDDISHLLNMTKSLKSFGYAFRLIGSFLLQKVRFGRGTRLVMGNAMIGRLLKSALDLGVTIATQTETEAFSGDENRIEGLVVRQGNVERKLTIRGGVILASGGFGRHSERRGKMLPQPVLDYSPAAPGHTGLLHDLALAKGAGYGTGAEQNVFWAPCSVRKRPDGTTAVFPHFVLDRSKPGTICVDKNGRRFTNESRSYHEFGVAMYAANENGSSIPTYLIADATALTKYGLGMVRPGGRGLRPFLEDDYLVRANTLEDLAENLDIDASALKQTVDRFNGFAETGVDEDFHRGETAYECVNGDASHKPNPTLGKLDKAPFYAVRLWPCDIGSATGLQTDEDCQVLAKSDRPIEGLYACGNDMQSVMGGVYPGPGITIGPAITFAYVAANHACERAKAGKTD, from the coding sequence ATGACAGACGCATCGACGACGATCTCCCGACTGCCGGAGAATGCCGTATTCGATGTCGCCGTCCTGGGTGCCGGTGCCGCCGGGATGGCCGCGGCGGTCTTTGCGGCCCTCAAGGGCGCATCGGTCATTCTTATCGAAAACACTGAGTATCTCGGCGGGACGACGGCCTATTCGGCTGGAACCACCTGGATCCCGAACACGCGCCATGCGGATCCCGACGACAGTCCGGAAAAGGCGAAAAGATATCTCGATCATGCGATCGGCAACCGATCGTCTGCAGCCATGCGCGACGTCTTCCTGAGAAACGGCCCATTGGCGGTCAAAGAACTTGAAAGTCGTACGGACCTGAATTTCAGCGCCCGGTCGCTTCATCCGGACTATTTGTACGAGCTGGATGGATCAACCTCCCGCGGCCGGGCGCTGGAGCCGCAGCCGTTCGATGCCGGCCAGCTCGGGAAGGATCTGAAACTGGTCCGGCCGCCGATCCCGGAATTCACGATCCTCGGCGGCCTGATGATCGATCGCGACGACATCTCCCATCTGCTGAACATGACCAAGTCGCTGAAGTCGTTCGGCTATGCGTTTCGCCTGATCGGCTCATTTCTTCTGCAGAAGGTGCGCTTCGGCCGCGGAACCCGGCTCGTCATGGGCAATGCGATGATCGGCCGATTGCTGAAGTCCGCACTCGATCTCGGTGTCACCATCGCCACCCAGACCGAGACGGAAGCCTTCTCCGGCGACGAAAACAGGATCGAAGGCCTCGTGGTCCGCCAGGGTAACGTGGAGCGGAAGCTTACGATCCGCGGCGGCGTCATCCTCGCGAGCGGTGGCTTCGGGCGCCATTCGGAACGGCGCGGCAAAATGCTGCCCCAACCGGTGCTGGATTACAGCCCCGCAGCCCCCGGCCATACCGGTCTCCTTCACGATCTTGCCCTCGCCAAAGGTGCAGGCTACGGGACGGGAGCGGAACAAAATGTTTTCTGGGCGCCCTGCTCGGTCCGAAAGCGGCCCGACGGCACAACGGCGGTCTTTCCGCATTTCGTCCTCGACCGGTCAAAGCCGGGCACCATCTGCGTCGATAAAAACGGCAGGCGTTTCACCAACGAAAGCCGCTCCTATCACGAGTTCGGCGTTGCCATGTATGCCGCCAACGAAAACGGGTCGAGCATTCCGACCTATCTCATTGCCGATGCCACTGCGCTGACCAAATACGGCCTCGGCATGGTGCGGCCGGGTGGACGGGGTCTGAGGCCTTTCCTGGAAGACGACTATCTCGTTCGGGCAAACACCCTCGAAGACCTGGCGGAAAATCTCGACATCGACGCTTCGGCACTCAAGCAGACTGTCGATCGGTTCAACGGGTTTGCCGAGACCGGCGTCGATGAGGACTTCCATCGCGGAGAAACCGCCTACGAATGCGTCAACGGCGATGCATCTCACAAGCCCAACCCGACCCTCGGCAAACTCGACAAGGCGCCCTTCTATGCCGTCAGGCTCTGGCCTTGCGACATCGGCTCCGCCACCGGCTTGCAGACAGACGAGGACTGCCAGGTTCTGGCCAAGTCGGACCGGCCGATCGAGGGTCTTTACGCCTGCGGCAATGACATGCAGTCGGTCATGGGCGGCGTCTATCCGGGCCCGGGCATCACCATTGGCCCGGCAATCACCTTCGCCTACGTCGCGGCGAACCATGCCTGCGAACGGGCAAAGGCTGGAAAAACCGATTGA